From a single Nitrospirota bacterium genomic region:
- a CDS encoding Hsp70 family protein, whose protein sequence is MADARYIVGIDLGTTNTVVAYIDTEADNPTPTVFEIPQITDIGVVEKFTMLPSFLYIPTDAEKPETSFALPWGSPSDAVAGVYARKRGAQLPQRLISSAKSWLCHAGVDRTSPILPWNCPEDVQKLSPLHASSRYLLHIKAAWDANFGKTSQLSAQDIYLTVPASFDAASRELTVKAAEIAGLKHVTLIEEPLSAFYFWLNAHSESWRRTLKVGDIVLVCDIGGGTTDFTLIEVRDEGGELTLHRIAVGEHILLGGDNMDLMLAYILKKKFSDRGVSLDNYQMLGLIHGARQAKESMLNDAAVESYKIAVLGRGRSVVGGTIETEVSREDLERAILDGFFPFTKIDEMPADKRSIGFKELGLNYATDSAVTRHLAKFLSHHSVGGNGFIRPTKILFNGGVTRAGALRERLTDVITGWLELPDDVALATLAGTDPDLAVSQGAACYGYTKRGTGIRVRGGAGRSYYVGIEAAMPAVPGMELPVKALCVCPIGMEEGTDVRVPGQEFGLVVGEHVKFRFFSSTIRKDDVVGDLLDEWVSGEIEELAPIEASLPVEENAGVLVPVTLHAYLTEVGTLSIFCESTDGKNRWKLEFNARDEG, encoded by the coding sequence ATGGCAGATGCCAGATATATCGTAGGTATAGATTTAGGAACAACTAACACAGTCGTTGCATATATTGATACGGAGGCAGATAATCCAACTCCAACCGTATTTGAGATTCCACAGATAACAGACATAGGAGTGGTGGAGAAGTTTACGATGCTTCCCTCATTTCTCTACATTCCGACCGATGCTGAAAAACCGGAGACCAGTTTTGCTTTGCCCTGGGGTAGCCCATCCGATGCGGTTGCCGGAGTGTATGCCAGAAAGAGAGGAGCACAGTTGCCTCAGCGCCTCATATCCTCAGCCAAGTCGTGGCTTTGTCATGCCGGTGTGGACAGAACCTCACCGATACTACCGTGGAACTGCCCTGAGGATGTGCAAAAACTGTCCCCGCTTCATGCTTCATCCAGATACCTGTTACATATAAAAGCCGCATGGGATGCTAATTTTGGAAAAACCAGCCAATTAAGCGCACAGGATATTTATCTGACAGTTCCGGCCTCATTTGATGCTGCATCGAGGGAACTAACGGTAAAGGCAGCTGAAATTGCAGGACTTAAACACGTGACCCTCATAGAGGAACCACTGTCTGCCTTTTATTTTTGGCTTAACGCTCATTCTGAGAGTTGGCGCAGGACCCTGAAAGTCGGCGACATTGTGCTTGTTTGTGACATCGGAGGCGGCACCACAGATTTCACTTTGATAGAGGTTCGTGATGAGGGAGGGGAACTTACCCTTCACAGAATAGCAGTGGGAGAGCATATCTTGCTTGGCGGCGATAATATGGATCTCATGTTAGCTTATATATTAAAAAAGAAATTTTCCGACCGGGGAGTCAGTCTTGACAACTATCAGATGTTGGGATTAATTCATGGTGCGCGGCAGGCTAAGGAAAGTATGCTTAACGATGCCGCTGTGGAAAGTTATAAGATAGCAGTGCTTGGGCGTGGCCGCTCCGTGGTAGGTGGCACAATAGAGACTGAGGTTAGCAGGGAGGATCTGGAAAGAGCAATTTTAGATGGGTTTTTTCCCTTTACAAAAATAGATGAAATGCCTGCCGACAAGCGCTCCATCGGGTTTAAAGAGTTAGGGCTTAATTATGCAACTGACTCTGCGGTGACAAGACATTTGGCTAAGTTTCTCAGCCATCACTCAGTGGGCGGAAACGGATTTATCAGACCTACAAAGATTCTTTTTAACGGAGGAGTTACCAGGGCAGGAGCGCTGAGAGAGAGACTGACTGATGTAATTACAGGATGGCTTGAGTTACCGGATGATGTGGCGCTTGCAACTCTTGCCGGAACAGACCCTGATCTTGCTGTCTCACAGGGAGCCGCCTGTTATGGCTACACAAAGCGTGGCACCGGAATTCGTGTAAGGGGTGGGGCAGGGCGGTCATATTATGTTGGCATAGAGGCTGCGATGCCTGCGGTACCGGGGATGGAGCTTCCGGTTAAGGCACTGTGTGTGTGCCCGATAGGGATGGAGGAGGGCACGGATGTGAGAGTGCCCGGCCAGGAATTTGGTCTTGTAGTGGGAGAGCACGTAAAATTCAGATTTTTCAGCTCAACAATAAGAAAAGACGATGTGGTTGGGGATTTGCTTGATGAGTGGGTAAGCGGTGAGATAGAGGAGCTTGCACCGATTGAAGCATCATTGCCAGTTGAGGAAAATGCCGGAGTTTTGGTACCGGTAACGCTTCATGCGTATTTAACAGAGGTTGGGACACTTTCGATATTTTGTGAATCTACTGATGGTAAAAACAGATGGAAGCTTGAGTTTAATGCAAGAGATGAGGGTTAA
- the cas5 gene encoding CRISPR-associated protein Cas5, with translation MEKLYEVSFEIAGPAAMFTRPDTGAAQVSYPAPTYSSAKGIFEAVARLKSAYIQPTKVEICAPIRFSKYVTNSGGPLRKANQKKSGSSYQIPATILVDVCYRVYGVVKAVTDSPNNTNHLHALQEIFKRRLVKGQQYYTPCLGWSEFVPSYLGLFRESTNIEKTINIVIPSMLHAVFDKPVNGQIKFIYRQNVKITSGVIAYAE, from the coding sequence ATGGAAAAGCTATATGAGGTTTCTTTTGAAATTGCAGGTCCGGCAGCTATGTTTACACGGCCTGATACTGGTGCTGCTCAAGTATCCTATCCTGCACCTACATATTCATCAGCCAAAGGTATCTTTGAAGCAGTCGCACGTTTAAAAAGTGCATATATTCAGCCAACGAAAGTAGAGATCTGTGCACCAATAAGATTTAGTAAATATGTCACAAATTCTGGCGGACCATTACGGAAAGCCAACCAGAAAAAAAGTGGTAGCTCTTACCAAATACCTGCCACTATTCTTGTGGACGTATGCTATAGAGTTTACGGAGTTGTAAAAGCTGTCACTGATTCACCAAATAATACTAATCATCTTCATGCACTTCAGGAAATTTTTAAACGACGACTGGTAAAAGGCCAACAATACTACACCCCTTGTTTAGGTTGGAGTGAATTTGTGCCCTCATATTTGGGTTTATTTCGAGAAAGTACAAATATAGAGAAAACAATTAATATTGTTATACCGTCAATGCTTCATGCCGTATTTGATAAACCGGTCAATGGTCAAATAAAATTTATATATCGTCAAAATGTGAAAATTACAAGTGGGGTGATTGCGTATGCTGAATGA
- a CDS encoding type I-C CRISPR-associated protein Cas8c/Csd1, producing the protein MLNELMTLNMSLKRCELTVPQTHPWFKIPARKEGFIVCINSDCKIETLEHCTKERMVNLWKIMPDNQNSFPVINFSLPIWQLPILPTCIRKMLDDKDVKQRCNKMKEIIQQLELSYTEAERDKFEGRICGYPTELLKILDCNNSKINAFCTLINRLQSYEHNIDCFLRQLYKVAVDGCLNGSIEQIDLVEELLFGKWNEKKKKFICDIPLIFDLADYANFNYRIAAPDLKNILSEILLRRPIDETNKDLCSLSGEITVIEQNTFPQPSLPKLGPTFLFSMNKDAPCHSRYGKVSSDIFPVGKDLLKELNDALKFIVDEKREGKTWKSIPGKSIAESDLLIVYLEDKPESEINLAELLNDADESEFSEAMYEKVTTKVCSALEGEEGITKESLVRVFVLRKIDPGRRQIVLNSSFTVKNILTGVTEWQVAAKNHPIILPLIKDQANYYVLSPASVMRCFQYKWIRNGTEKTKVSGIGLQEVYDILLGVPKESEHSAKRLLSLALQRQISLVLGIGEAIRSDNLKILNKFKQEGKKPTLKAVTLFSILLYKLGHKKEVYMKEATFNVGRLLALSDDLHIQYCKHVRKNEIPPQLIGNALMSSAMENPERAITRLWNRLLVYQAWANKVQGEEYTLVKWILGQIGKVCAELASVTLPRQTTDADKTKMLLGYLARSEGRNQDK; encoded by the coding sequence ATGCTGAATGAACTTATGACACTTAATATGTCACTTAAAAGATGTGAACTTACGGTACCACAAACTCATCCGTGGTTTAAGATCCCTGCACGTAAAGAAGGGTTTATCGTCTGTATAAATTCTGATTGTAAGATAGAAACCTTAGAACATTGTACTAAAGAACGTATGGTAAATTTGTGGAAAATAATGCCTGATAATCAGAATAGCTTTCCTGTAATTAATTTTAGTTTACCAATCTGGCAACTACCTATATTGCCTACGTGTATACGCAAAATGTTGGATGATAAAGACGTAAAGCAACGGTGTAACAAGATGAAAGAAATCATACAGCAGTTGGAGCTATCTTATACAGAAGCCGAAAGAGATAAATTTGAGGGACGTATTTGTGGTTATCCCACAGAATTGCTGAAAATTTTAGACTGTAATAATTCTAAAATAAATGCTTTCTGTACACTAATAAATAGGTTACAATCTTATGAACATAACATAGACTGCTTTCTCAGACAATTATACAAAGTTGCGGTTGATGGTTGTTTAAATGGTAGTATTGAACAGATTGATTTGGTAGAGGAATTGCTTTTTGGGAAATGGAATGAAAAAAAGAAAAAATTCATTTGTGATATCCCTTTAATATTCGATTTAGCAGATTACGCCAATTTTAATTATAGAATAGCTGCTCCTGATCTTAAAAATATATTAAGTGAAATTCTTTTGAGAAGGCCAATAGATGAAACAAACAAAGATTTATGCTCTCTGTCGGGGGAGATAACAGTAATTGAGCAAAATACTTTTCCGCAACCGTCACTGCCAAAACTTGGTCCAACTTTTCTCTTTTCTATGAATAAGGATGCACCCTGTCATAGCAGATATGGAAAAGTTAGTTCAGATATATTCCCTGTTGGAAAAGATTTATTGAAAGAACTAAATGATGCACTTAAATTTATCGTAGACGAAAAACGTGAAGGTAAAACATGGAAATCCATACCTGGTAAAAGCATTGCTGAGAGCGACTTACTTATTGTTTACCTTGAGGATAAACCTGAAAGTGAAATAAATCTGGCTGAGCTTCTTAACGATGCTGATGAGAGCGAATTTTCTGAAGCTATGTATGAAAAAGTAACGACTAAAGTTTGCTCAGCCCTTGAGGGAGAAGAAGGTATTACAAAGGAATCTTTAGTTCGTGTTTTTGTACTTAGAAAAATAGATCCGGGACGTAGGCAAATTGTACTAAATTCATCTTTCACGGTTAAAAATATACTCACAGGAGTTACGGAATGGCAAGTTGCAGCTAAAAACCATCCTATCATCTTACCATTAATAAAAGATCAAGCAAATTATTATGTACTTTCGCCTGCTTCAGTTATGCGGTGCTTTCAGTATAAGTGGATAAGAAATGGCACTGAAAAGACTAAAGTGTCTGGAATTGGTCTGCAAGAGGTTTATGATATTCTTCTTGGGGTACCAAAAGAAAGTGAACATTCAGCAAAAAGACTGTTATCACTTGCTCTTCAACGGCAGATATCGCTTGTGTTAGGTATAGGTGAAGCTATTCGTTCAGATAATCTTAAAATTTTGAATAAATTCAAACAGGAAGGCAAAAAACCAACACTTAAAGCAGTGACACTCTTTTCCATACTGCTTTACAAACTAGGACATAAAAAGGAGGTGTATATGAAAGAAGCAACTTTTAACGTAGGCAGACTACTTGCCCTAAGTGATGATCTACACATTCAGTATTGCAAGCATGTGAGAAAAAACGAAATTCCGCCTCAACTGATTGGTAATGCTTTAATGTCTTCAGCTATGGAAAATCCTGAACGTGCCATAACGAGGCTTTGGAATCGCCTGTTGGTATATCAGGCATGGGCAAATAAAGTGCAAGGTGAGGAGTATACATTAGTTAAATGGATTTTGGGTCAGATTGGAAAGGTCTGTGCAGAATTGGCCAGTGTTACCTTACCACGACAAACAACAGATGCTGACAAGACAAAAATGCTTTTAGGCTACCTTGCCCGTTCAGAGGGTAGGAATCAAGATAAGTAA
- a CDS encoding type I CRISPR-associated protein Cas7, with translation MSNQNDGNDCIKKATGLLIIEVRGSNPNGDPDRESDPRQRYDDRGEISPVSFKRKVRDLVENKEGPVWQEISKMFKPKLEDAKFHILESRGRDRKAIENEIKDGTFKEKYWDGRVFGNTFLEEGSSTSIRTGVVQFGLGISIAPIEIERMTTTNKAGVQEDKDRGMAPLGYRIVSHGVYCMPFFVNPTAATATSCTNTDIELLKRILPYAYSHTASYIRSFVGIRHAWYIEHKSQLGSCSDFKLIDALTPKKKENFDPEKPSKTWDEYDFPTKLPEDLKSKVKPLLDLMDMQ, from the coding sequence ATGAGTAATCAAAATGATGGAAACGATTGCATAAAAAAGGCCACAGGTCTTTTAATCATTGAGGTGAGAGGTTCAAATCCCAACGGTGACCCAGATCGCGAAAGTGATCCTCGTCAGCGGTATGATGATCGAGGTGAAATATCACCTGTTTCATTTAAACGAAAAGTACGAGATTTGGTTGAAAACAAAGAGGGCCCTGTTTGGCAAGAAATCTCAAAAATGTTCAAGCCTAAATTAGAGGATGCTAAATTTCACATATTGGAAAGCCGTGGAAGAGACCGTAAAGCGATAGAAAACGAAATTAAAGATGGTACATTTAAGGAAAAATATTGGGACGGCAGGGTTTTTGGAAACACTTTTCTGGAGGAAGGTTCATCGACATCTATCAGGACAGGCGTTGTTCAATTTGGTCTTGGTATTTCCATTGCACCAATTGAAATAGAACGAATGACTACAACCAATAAGGCAGGGGTTCAGGAGGACAAAGATCGAGGGATGGCACCTTTAGGTTATCGTATTGTTTCACATGGTGTGTATTGTATGCCTTTTTTTGTCAATCCAACTGCAGCAACTGCAACAAGTTGTACTAATACAGACATTGAGCTTTTAAAAAGAATACTACCTTACGCTTATTCTCATACAGCCTCTTATATTAGGTCTTTTGTCGGTATTCGTCACGCCTGGTATATCGAGCATAAATCGCAATTAGGTTCCTGTTCAGATTTCAAGTTAATTGATGCTTTGACACCAAAAAAGAAAGAGAACTTCGATCCAGAAAAGCCGTCTAAAACATGGGACGAATATGACTTTCCCACTAAATTGCCAGAAGATTTGAAAAGCAAGGTCAAACCACTTCTTGACTTGATGGATATGCAATAA
- a CDS encoding DEAD/DEAH box helicase family protein produces the protein MEALAHSARAEQGIPPQTYAEHVINVLERTQKNASEAAKYFEDSNQAFVDKVAAAALFHDLGKLDDENQKVLRNHSKKKLPINHVDAGCVYLKQRNQLQAAFLIYSHHAGLCSLPDEVVRDSLFCRVRDIATQQRTNELINDYKTLHEDILDSCVIKNVSGGINWNGLTYRLGLSCLVDADHSDTAQHYENEGNLEYKDLRWEERLRALDKFVETEFKKDPYSARNLQRQEIYDSCRKADTITPIQACESPVGTGKTTSVMAHLLQAAITKKLRHIIVVLPYTNIIKQSVKTYRKALVLAGESPEQIVAEHHHQADFESKELRSLSSLWKSPIIVTTAVQFFETLGSNMPAKLRKLHELPGSAIFIDEAHAAIPSWLWPQTWLWFKNLTNWGCHFVLASGSLPRFWTMEKFVSPTEQIPDLVLDELRQRSSKSEFERITYRTCDEPFDRKSLIDFIMSQRGPRLVIMNTIQSAAVVANEMQKAGHTVLHLSTALTPVDRNRIVNQVVQLLKQERNIETKNTDWTLVATSCIEAGMDFSFATALRESCNVAGLIQIGGRVNRNHEGTTRDVWDFRVLDPLLNRHPSFETSRAVLDNLFKEQLIQKMSATDVMTEGMRREIMSNYSNNAEDIKKSEKKGDYPKVSELYRVIKADTRIVVVDKKIIEALENHEKVTTLDLLRNSVQIWFQKINALTLENVKGYDELFKWTWPYDPDFLGIMKGVLPLVYAKEDGLIF, from the coding sequence ATGGAAGCGTTGGCACACAGTGCAAGGGCTGAACAAGGTATTCCGCCTCAGACTTATGCTGAGCATGTCATAAATGTTTTGGAGAGAACTCAAAAAAACGCTTCTGAAGCTGCTAAATACTTTGAAGACTCAAATCAAGCATTTGTTGATAAAGTAGCTGCAGCCGCTTTATTTCATGATTTAGGGAAATTAGACGACGAAAACCAGAAAGTTTTGAGAAATCATTCAAAAAAGAAGCTGCCAATAAATCACGTGGATGCTGGTTGCGTTTATTTGAAACAACGCAACCAGCTTCAGGCGGCATTTCTGATATATAGTCACCACGCTGGTTTATGCTCATTGCCAGATGAGGTTGTCAGAGACAGTCTTTTTTGCCGTGTCAGGGATATTGCTACACAGCAACGCACAAATGAGTTGATTAATGACTATAAAACATTACATGAAGATATCTTAGATTCATGTGTGATAAAAAATGTTAGCGGTGGCATCAATTGGAATGGACTAACTTATCGTTTAGGTCTTTCATGTTTGGTAGATGCTGATCACAGTGATACTGCACAGCATTACGAAAATGAAGGAAATTTAGAATATAAGGATTTACGCTGGGAAGAGAGACTGCGGGCTCTTGATAAGTTTGTTGAGACCGAATTCAAAAAAGATCCGTATTCAGCTCGTAATTTGCAACGTCAAGAAATTTATGACTCATGCAGAAAGGCAGATACTATTACACCGATTCAGGCATGTGAGAGTCCTGTTGGTACAGGTAAGACAACATCGGTTATGGCACATTTATTACAAGCTGCTATAACAAAAAAATTGAGACATATTATTGTGGTGCTGCCATATACAAACATTATCAAACAGTCAGTTAAAACTTACCGTAAAGCTCTTGTTCTTGCAGGTGAAAGTCCTGAGCAAATCGTTGCAGAACATCATCATCAGGCAGATTTTGAAAGTAAAGAATTACGCAGTCTGTCTTCGCTTTGGAAGTCTCCAATAATCGTTACAACGGCAGTTCAGTTTTTTGAAACTTTGGGAAGTAATATGCCTGCAAAACTCAGAAAGTTGCATGAACTTCCTGGTTCAGCCATATTCATTGATGAGGCACACGCTGCAATTCCGTCCTGGTTATGGCCTCAAACGTGGCTGTGGTTTAAGAATTTAACAAATTGGGGTTGTCATTTTGTCTTAGCATCTGGATCACTGCCTCGATTTTGGACAATGGAAAAATTCGTTTCCCCAACAGAACAAATACCCGATTTAGTATTAGACGAACTACGGCAACGTTCAAGTAAAAGTGAGTTTGAAAGAATAACTTACAGAACATGTGATGAACCGTTTGACCGTAAGAGTTTGATAGATTTTATTATGTCTCAACGTGGTCCAAGGCTTGTAATAATGAATACTATTCAGTCGGCTGCTGTAGTTGCTAATGAAATGCAAAAGGCTGGTCATACAGTATTACACCTATCTACAGCATTAACCCCTGTTGATAGAAATCGAATTGTAAATCAAGTAGTGCAATTACTTAAACAAGAGAGAAATATCGAAACGAAAAATACCGATTGGACGCTTGTAGCCACAAGCTGTATAGAAGCAGGAATGGATTTTTCTTTTGCTACTGCTTTGCGGGAAAGTTGCAATGTTGCAGGTTTAATTCAAATCGGAGGACGTGTAAACAGAAATCATGAAGGTACAACTAGGGATGTTTGGGATTTTCGTGTTCTTGACCCTCTGTTAAACCGACATCCATCCTTTGAGACAAGTCGTGCTGTGCTCGATAATTTGTTTAAAGAACAATTGATCCAAAAAATGTCAGCGACAGATGTCATGACTGAAGGTATGAGAAGAGAGATAATGAGCAACTATAGCAATAATGCAGAGGATATAAAAAAAAGCGAAAAAAAGGGGGATTATCCTAAAGTTTCTGAACTTTACAGAGTTATTAAGGCTGATACACGTATTGTTGTCGTAGATAAGAAAATTATAGAGGCATTAGAAAATCATGAAAAAGTTACTACTTTAGATTTACTAAGGAACAGTGTTCAAATATGGTTTCAGAAAATAAATGCTCTGACTCTTGAGAATGTTAAGGGATATGATGAACTCTTTAAGTGGACATGGCCTTACGACCCTGATTTTCTTGGGATTATGAAAGGGGTTTTACCCCTTGTTTATGCAAAAGAAGATGGTTTAATTTTTTAG
- the cas4 gene encoding CRISPR-associated protein Cas4: protein MFSEDDLLPLSALQHLIFCERQCALIHIEQVWDENLYTAEGRIMHEHVDSGKSENRGDVRVATGVPIRSLMLGLSGKADVVEFHKIRSDSNNKRITWQPFPVEYKRGKPKRDNCDKVQLCAQAICLEEMLNIEVNHGAMFYGTTRRRLDVLFDDGLRHETTQAAIRLHELIESGITPPPVYSPKCKNCSLLEICLPDKIKKGYFSSVETYIKKCLTQVVE from the coding sequence ATGTTTTCTGAAGACGACCTTCTACCTCTTTCAGCGCTGCAGCATCTGATTTTTTGCGAGAGGCAGTGTGCGCTGATACACATTGAGCAGGTGTGGGATGAAAATCTCTACACGGCTGAGGGCAGAATTATGCACGAACACGTTGATTCCGGTAAAAGCGAAAACAGGGGCGATGTCAGAGTTGCAACGGGCGTTCCCATCAGATCACTTATGCTTGGGCTCTCCGGTAAAGCCGATGTCGTGGAGTTTCATAAAATCCGTAGCGATTCAAACAATAAACGGATTACATGGCAGCCTTTTCCGGTAGAGTATAAACGCGGCAAACCCAAGCGTGACAACTGCGACAAGGTGCAGTTGTGCGCTCAGGCAATTTGTCTTGAGGAAATGCTCAACATTGAAGTAAATCATGGAGCAATGTTTTACGGCACAACCAGAAGACGGCTTGATGTCCTGTTTGATGACGGGCTTAGACACGAAACAACTCAGGCTGCCATAAGACTTCATGAGCTGATAGAATCCGGTATAACCCCTCCGCCTGTCTATAGCCCTAAGTGTAAAAACTGTTCCCTTTTAGAAATATGCCTGCCGGATAAGATTAAAAAAGGCTATTTCTCGTCTGTGGAAACATATATTAAAAAGTGTCTCACACAGGTGGTGGAATGA
- the cas1c gene encoding type I-C CRISPR-associated endonuclease Cas1, which translates to MKRLLNTLYVTTQGAYLSKEGETVVVQVGDDTLAKVPVHTLGSVVCFGQVMVSPPLMGFCAERNVSISFLTEYGRFLAKVQGPVSGNVLLRREQYRRADSAEESAKIARSVLTAKISNSRTVLRRMLRDHPERLDSDDVLKSATRLSVSLRKVQAATTLDELRGIEGDAAHHYYSVFDNLIINQKEEFFFKGRNRRPPMDNVNCLLSFLYTLVLHDIRGACETVGLDPAVGYLHRDRPGRAGLALDMLEEFRPYLADRFVLSLINLNQVKPLGFKKLETGAVTMDDETRKVVLVAYQKRKQDEITHPFLNEKVSVGILFHIQAMLFARFIRNDLDGYPPFIWQ; encoded by the coding sequence ATGAAACGGCTGCTTAACACGCTATATGTAACAACACAGGGAGCGTATCTGTCAAAAGAGGGTGAGACCGTGGTGGTGCAAGTCGGCGATGATACGCTTGCGAAAGTGCCTGTGCATACGCTTGGCAGCGTGGTATGCTTTGGGCAGGTGATGGTCAGTCCACCACTTATGGGATTTTGCGCAGAGAGAAATGTTTCGATAAGTTTCCTGACCGAATATGGACGGTTTTTAGCAAAAGTGCAGGGACCGGTCTCCGGCAATGTTTTATTACGCCGTGAGCAGTACCGCCGGGCGGACAGTGCTGAGGAATCGGCCAAAATAGCAAGGTCGGTGTTGACGGCTAAGATTTCCAACAGTCGAACGGTGTTAAGGCGCATGTTGAGGGACCATCCGGAGCGGCTTGACAGTGATGATGTGTTAAAATCGGCAACGCGGCTTAGCGTATCGCTTAGAAAGGTTCAGGCTGCGACAACGCTTGATGAATTAAGAGGGATAGAGGGTGATGCGGCGCATCATTACTATAGCGTCTTTGACAATCTGATAATCAATCAGAAGGAGGAATTCTTCTTTAAGGGAAGGAACAGGCGACCGCCTATGGACAATGTCAACTGCTTGCTATCATTTTTATATACGTTGGTTCTTCATGACATCCGAGGGGCGTGTGAAACGGTGGGGCTTGATCCGGCGGTGGGGTACTTACACAGGGATCGACCCGGACGTGCTGGGCTTGCGCTTGACATGTTAGAGGAGTTCCGTCCGTATCTGGCAGACAGGTTTGTGTTGAGTCTGATAAACTTAAATCAGGTGAAACCTTTAGGATTTAAGAAACTTGAAACAGGAGCAGTTACGATGGATGATGAAACGCGCAAGGTAGTATTAGTTGCGTATCAAAAGCGTAAACAGGATGAGATAACGCATCCGTTTTTGAATGAGAAGGTATCCGTGGGGATATTGTTTCACATTCAGGCGATGTTGTTTGCGCGATTTATACGTAATGATCTGGATGGGTATCCACCGTTTATATGGCAGTGA
- a CDS encoding transposase, with protein MEGKVSVLEASRRLSLSTLTLGNWLKTYKKGALKEAGKTQRPLSDLEMENSKLKKELSKVKKERELLKKRSHTLLRYAMMKEMRPRYTVPFMSRILGVSSSGYYAWLHRAASRRVREEVRLWK; from the coding sequence ATAGAAGGGAAAGTTTCGGTATTAGAGGCAAGCCGTAGGTTATCGTTGTCAACCTTGACGTTGGGAAACTGGCTGAAGACTTATAAAAAAGGGGCACTAAAGGAAGCAGGGAAAACACAGAGGCCTCTGAGTGATTTAGAAATGGAAAACAGCAAGTTAAAGAAGGAGCTTTCAAAAGTAAAGAAGGAGCGAGAACTACTAAAAAAGCGGTCGCATACTTTGCTCCGGTACGCGATGATGAAAGAGATGCGACCTCGATACACAGTGCCATTTATGAGCCGGATTTTGGGCGTATCATCAAGCGGTTATTACGCGTGGTTGCACAGAGCAGCATCGAGACGTGTCCGGGAAGAAGTACGGCTGTGGAAATAG
- a CDS encoding transposase — protein MVAQSSIETCPGRSTAVEIEIRAAHNRTRQTYGSERLQRDLSEHGLNIGICCIKRIRKKPGIRSKQKRRFKATRPTQGIRFLWQITT, from the coding sequence GTGGTTGCACAGAGCAGCATCGAGACGTGTCCGGGAAGAAGTACGGCTGTGGAAATAGAGATAAGGGCTGCGCATAATCGTACCCGGCAAACGTACGGTTCCGAGCGGCTACAACGTGATCTTTCGGAACATGGTCTAAATATTGGTATTTGCTGTATCAAACGTATCCGCAAGAAACCTGGTATACGAAGTAAGCAAAAGAGGAGATTTAAGGCTACGAGACCGACTCAAGGCATACGTTTCCTGTGGCAGATAACTACTTAA
- a CDS encoding YegS/Rv2252/BmrU family lipid kinase, giving the protein MKSRALVIVNPIAGSYTKKKYDSLCAALTDGGMEFDIFSTQKKGDAEMRALSAVKESTHSVILVCGGDGTANEVVNAAAFSDTPVGFLPFGLTNVICREVGTQKPIPEAIKVILNGTVKSVALGKVTSMETEKHKYFISMAGFGFDGKSVFGLNRRLKVRFGIWAYIFSGLQSLLNYVPDDIGLRVEDFVYEATSVIVSNGSRYGGDFRIAPDANILNAALYASVFNGQNRVELFRDVISVLSGQSCRCRNIKHIQCRHVTIDTPVHAQIDGDYLGKGTWKVETAGNALKVIY; this is encoded by the coding sequence ATGAAATCACGGGCTCTTGTAATAGTTAACCCAATAGCAGGGTCATATACAAAGAAAAAGTACGATAGTTTATGTGCAGCGCTGACAGACGGGGGCATGGAGTTTGACATTTTTAGTACGCAGAAAAAAGGCGATGCTGAGATGCGGGCGCTTTCGGCGGTAAAGGAATCAACTCATTCGGTAATATTGGTCTGTGGCGGTGACGGTACGGCTAATGAGGTTGTAAATGCTGCAGCATTTTCCGATACTCCGGTTGGCTTTCTACCCTTTGGGCTAACAAACGTGATCTGCCGTGAGGTGGGAACTCAAAAGCCGATACCTGAGGCTATAAAAGTTATCCTTAACGGCACAGTTAAGAGCGTGGCACTGGGGAAAGTCACATCTATGGAGACCGAAAAACACAAATATTTTATTTCGATGGCTGGTTTTGGTTTTGACGGCAAGTCGGTTTTTGGGCTTAACAGGCGGCTGAAGGTGCGCTTTGGCATCTGGGCATACATATTTAGCGGACTTCAGAGTCTTTTAAACTATGTACCGGATGATATTGGGTTACGTGTAGAGGATTTTGTTTATGAGGCAACAAGTGTGATAGTAAGTAATGGTTCTCGTTATGGAGGCGATTTCAGGATAGCTCCTGATGCCAATATTTTAAATGCTGCCCTTTATGCCAGCGTATTTAACGGACAGAACAGAGTGGAATTATTCAGGGATGTTATCAGTGTACTCAGTGGCCAGTCTTGCCGATGCCGCAATATTAAACACATCCAATGCCGGCATGTTACAATAGATACACCTGTACATGCGCAGATTGATGGTGATTATCTTGGGAAAGGCACGTGGAAAGTGGAAACCGCAGGCAATGCCTTAAAGGTAATTTATTAA